One Alnus glutinosa chromosome 13, dhAlnGlut1.1, whole genome shotgun sequence genomic window, GCCTAATGAGGTCATGGAGGCTGGGGCACGAGTTTATATACCTGTATCTGTTGCGGAGACAAGGATTTCCAAGAGATATGACACTATACCAAGTGGGACACTATATCCAAATGCTGATGAGATACAGTACTTGCAAAGGCTTGTCAAGTACAAGGCATGTTTTACATTTGACTCCTATCTTGTCCCCTTTCATGTTATTTGAGTTGATTTATGAGTTGTTTTGAAGTTTGAATTTTCAATCCCTGATGCTCACTGGTTATGTATGGATGGGTATAGATGTTTTCGTGGGTTTATTTGTTGTGTTTGTCATCTTGTCTTCCTTTTCTCATTGGTGAGGTACTATGTTGTATCCAACTTTGTGCGCTTGCTTCAATTTCTGCTCGGAAATGCTGTATGGCTATATTCTTCGTTTGATTGTGTTGTTTGTGCTCGTATTGCTATAACTTATTTGGTGGTTGAAATTTCAGGACTCAGCTATAATGGTGCTAAATAAGCCCCCAAGAGTGCCAGTCAAGGTTAGTATCCTGTGATACCATTCTTTGTGGTGCTAGACCGTCATGTCAGCATATTGCCTTGCCACTGATTGTTTATATGTATAACAATGTTCTCAGGGGAATCTGCCAGTTCATAACAGCATGGATGCTTTGGCAGCTGCAGCTTTGTCTTACGATTATGATGAGGGCCCTAAGTTGGTAAGGTTTTAGTTTTAGATGATCGCtttgtacttatcaaaaaggaTTGTTATGTGATGAAGTTGTccagaaaattagaaaaataattttttagttttgttgcCTTTTCTGTCTGAGATTATTGTCTGTGTGTGATTGCTCAGTGACATCAAGAAGATAGTTGAACAGGGTAGTGACAAGTTGAGAAAGAAGATGCTTGCTATATCAGTTAATTTGATGTGTAGGAACAAGCATGTGTCCAATGTTTAAATTTGTGTAGTTGTATGCAGATATTTGGAGGGCAAGTATCATATGTTTAACATGACTCTCCCTCTGTCATAAATGTCTTGCTTTACTTTTTGGAATGTTCAACATGCCCATTTTCTAAGAATAGAAGTAtttacttctttaatttttcatattgctattactttttttaaatacaaaattggaAATTACTCCCTGGGTTTTAACTCGATTAAAAATTGCTTGCTAGGTCATAGATGCCACGCATACAAATTAACACTCTTACCTATCACCTGTATGAAATTTCAATTATAtcctgaaaaataataaaatttcaagaaacagagaaaaaacaaaaaacaaaaaaattcctcGGTGAGGCCCACTCCTATTTGTGGGAGATGGAGGCCGGTCTCCATCCTTCGCCCCTCTATGAGGGGTGGAGATCGCCTCACaaagatttttttcttcttatattttttggtttttggtcattttattattattcaagatATGAAATTTCACAAAGAGTAATGGGTATGACGTGTCAATTTTCATACATGGCTGCCGTAACCTGGCAACATGCTTATGTGGTAGCAACTCCATTAGCAATTTAAACGAAAAAAAAGTGACGGAGGGAGtaattcttaaaattttgaaaacctacgattttttttttcagaactGAGATAGCTATTTTTAATCAAGTTAAAACCTAtggagtatttttaatttttttaaaaaaagcaaacaagtTTCCTAGCAAAATTTGTGTCACGGTTAATTTTAAAGTAGAAGAGACATTTTATAAAGATTactatatttcattttttattaaatcatgcCATTTCAAAGCAAGACATTTAAATTGGGATGGAGGAATCTATGATTTGCAGTATAGtttcttgattttttaataaatgcctTCTTTTATACCTGAAAAGTTTTTCTGCTGTAATACCTCTCTGGGTTCTTTTTGAATGTTTATTGCACGCTACATGTGATTCCACTATTATTACCAGTAGCTACCTTAAATCGTTAGTTCTCTTTAGGAGCCTTTGTGATTGCTGTTCTCATAGACCTATTTTCATATGTTCATCGACTCGACCGAGAGAGCAGCGGCCTCCTCTTGATGGGGAGAACAAAAGAAAGTGTAGATCATCTTCAGTGGTTATTTAGTGACATAAATAAAGGAAATCCCTCCTGCAAGGTACTCATGCCCACACTGCTCATTGCTCTAGGTCCAGCAGGGGCAGTGAACGCAAATTCTAGAACACGACAATGAAAATAGTTGAACGCTTCAATTTTTCAGTCTTAAGACTGATATGTTTATATGTAATCTTAGGCTTGGAATGATGCATGTCAAGCAACATATCGGAGGTATTGGGCTTTGGTCATAGGCTCTCCCAGGGAAACTTCTCAAGAGGCAATAACTGAATTTCGGGTTCTTGGTCCTATGATAAGTGGATGCTCGTGGATTGAACTACGACCAGTTACTAGTCGGAAGCATCAGGTACCATGTTGTgtcctctctgtctctctcatgcacatgcAGGGCAGTGTTCTTATTTGCCAAGTCAATATTAAATGCAAAGGTCAAATCTTAGTCTCAATTCCTCTTTGGTGAAACCCCTTGTCAGTGTGAGTCTTACCTTAATTGCATTTACACACCTTATGCTCATTATCGAAAAGGTCAATCTCATCAAAGAACTAAGACTAAAAGGTTTTAACATCTGCTTTGGTTCAAATTGTTTTTGCAATgttttacttttatatcacatgcTTTTCTAGAGGATGTTCATATAGACTTTTGATATTGAAGATGCAATATATCTGATTCTTTAATATGTTGATGGACGTACAAGTCTAACTTGCAAAACTTATTAGtccctaatttttttcaaagtagTACATGACATTTGCGTTATTATGAACTGGTAAAAAGCATCTACAGTTCACTGTAACGAACTGTGAAAAAGTCATTTGGGGAGTTAAAAATTATTGCATGTACCCACATGGCACATGGTACATGGTacaaatgtaatataaaaagattTGGGGTTGTGGTGAAACCATCCTTTGGCTTTGACATTTTAGAGACTAAAAAGTCTCCCCAATTGTTCAAAACATGTTTAAGAGTTAATTTAAGATAAAGCTTAAGAGAGTTTATGGGCATTCTCCTACCTTAAATTTTTCCTTGGAATAGTATCTGGAAAGTTAAGGCTCTCCCAAGAGGTGTTTTTTGTGTGAACGAcggctttaggaaaaatattaactttggataatttacgaaagatGAATATTATTGCGATAGAGTGGTTTTGTCTATGCAAGATTTGTGGAGAGTCTATAGATCATTTActccttcattgtgaggttgccaCAAAGTTGTGGAGTGCGATTTTTCAGTTGATTGGGTTATGCCTTGTAAGGTGAGCAAtttgttggggagttggaggggacAATTGGGCAATTGCCTGTTTTGAACATATGAATGTTGGCTCCTTTGTCTTTGATatggtgtctttggagagagTGGAACGCAAGAAGCTTTGATGATCGTGAGAATGAATTGTTATAATCGAAGAAGATAATGCTACACAGCTTGTAAATATGGAGAGAGTGGCATGACATGGTGTGcctgtttctaatttttctgaGTTCTTAGAATTATGTTCTTATTTTTCTATGATTTAGGAGTTCTTTTGTATACTCTGTGTACTAAGGTTGTGCCCCCTCTGTGCTTTGATTCAATATAcattatttgtaaaaataaaaataaaataattaaccaTTCTCCATAAGCAAGCACTTGCCCTCTCACCTAACTTATGTAAATCTCtcgcgctctctctctctctctctctctctctcatgtgtgAGGTTGGTGTAAGCTAATGGGGCTCTTCCCTTTTATATCCGCATATATCTATCTAATTTCAATCACCTTATTACAGCTCTGTGTCCATTGTGCCGAAGCTCTTGGCACTCCAATTGTGGGTGACTTCAAGTATGGTTGGTTTGTTCACCAGAGATGGAAGCAAATGCCTAGGGTTGATATTGAGCCAACAACTGGTCAACCGTACAAGTTGCAAAG contains:
- the LOC133854031 gene encoding RNA pseudouridine synthase 3, mitochondrial-like isoform X2; translated protein: MYSLSRCLARERMWKSRVHRRQQTLLAIIRHYSRISPPPPAYADPVIRVSKTNIAHLGGPKKGPKPRQLLSLPPFPGHPLPGKNSGSGKPGRVTAISWVKYYFDEIADPVIQSHFNKGLVQMACPSSEDSYVDKEQMKPMRKIRPNEVMEAGARVYIPVSVAETRISKRYDTIPSGTLYPNADEIQYLQRLVKYKDSAIMVLNKPPRVPVKGNLPVHNSMDALAAAALSYDYDEGPKLVHRLDRESSGLLLMGRTKESVDHLQWLFSDINKGNPSCKAWNDACQATYRRYWALVIGSPRETSQEAITEFRVLGPMISGCSWIELRPVTSRKHQLCVHCAEALGTPIVGDFKYGWFVHQRWKQMPRVDIEPTTGQPYKLQRPEGLDVQKGSVLSKVTLLHLHCRELVLPNISKFLQVLDQKSENLHPAVSSKPDLLRFVGLMPSHMKISWNLMSSYLV